A DNA window from Buttiauxella agrestis contains the following coding sequences:
- the ribB gene encoding 3,4-dihydroxy-2-butanone-4-phosphate synthase yields the protein MNQTLLSAFGTPAQRVELALEALREGRGVMVLDDEDRENEGDMIFPAETMTVEQMALTIRHGSGIVCLCLTEERRKQLELPMMVENNTSAYGTGFTVTIEAATGVTTGVSAADRITTVRAAIADGAKPSDLNRPGHVFPLRAQPGGVLTRGGHTEATIDLVTLAGFKPAGVLCELTNDDGTMARAPECITFAREHNMAVVTIEDLVEYRQAHERKAS from the coding sequence ATGAATCAGACGCTCCTTTCTGCATTTGGCACTCCTGCACAGCGCGTAGAACTTGCTCTTGAAGCACTGCGTGAAGGTCGTGGGGTAATGGTTCTTGACGATGAAGATCGCGAGAACGAAGGCGACATGATTTTCCCAGCGGAAACCATGACCGTTGAGCAAATGGCTCTGACCATTCGCCACGGTAGCGGTATTGTTTGCCTGTGCCTGACTGAAGAACGCCGTAAACAACTCGAATTGCCAATGATGGTTGAGAACAACACCAGTGCCTATGGCACCGGGTTTACTGTGACTATCGAAGCTGCAACCGGCGTGACTACCGGTGTTTCTGCCGCAGACCGTATTACCACTGTTCGTGCCGCCATTGCTGATGGCGCAAAACCAAGCGACCTGAACCGCCCGGGACACGTATTCCCGCTGCGTGCTCAGCCTGGTGGCGTGTTAACTCGCGGTGGCCACACTGAAGCGACTATCGATTTAGTGACGCTTGCTGGCTTCAAACCTGCCGGTGTGCTGTGTGAACTGACCAATGACGACGGTACTATGGCGCGTGCACCTGAGTGCATCACCTTTGCCCGCGAGCACAACATGGCTGTGGTGACGATTGAAGACCTGGTGGAATACCGTCAGGCTCATGAACGCAAAGCCAGCTAA
- a CDS encoding glutathionylspermidine synthase family protein, whose product MERIAITERPDWREKATEYGFNFHTMYGEPYWCEDAYYQLTLPQVERLEEVTAELHQMCLKVVEKVVSSDELLAKFRIPKHTWEFVRQSWRTQQPSLYSRLDIAWDGVGEPKLLENNADTPTSLYEAAFFQWIWLEDQVQAGNLPAGSDQFNSLQEKLIERFAELKQQHGFNLVHFACCQDTVEDRGTVQYLQDCAAEAEVASEFVYMEDIGLGEKGQFTDLQDQVISNLFKLYPWEFMLREMFSTKLEDAGVRWLEPAWKSIISNKALLPMLWEMFPDHPNLLPAYFAEDNYPQMDKYVVKPIFSREGANVKIIENGEEIARVDGPYGEEGMIVQQFYQLPKFGDSYVLIGSWLINDQPAGIGIREDRELITQDLSRFYPHVFVE is encoded by the coding sequence ATGGAAAGAATTGCGATTACTGAGCGCCCGGACTGGCGCGAGAAAGCCACAGAATACGGTTTCAACTTCCACACCATGTATGGCGAGCCGTACTGGTGTGAAGACGCTTATTACCAGTTGACGCTTCCACAGGTTGAACGCCTGGAAGAAGTGACTGCTGAACTGCATCAAATGTGCCTGAAGGTTGTCGAAAAAGTCGTGAGTAGTGATGAGCTGCTGGCTAAATTCCGCATCCCTAAACACACCTGGGAGTTTGTGCGCCAGTCGTGGCGTACCCAGCAACCATCACTCTACTCGCGTCTTGATATCGCGTGGGATGGCGTGGGTGAGCCTAAACTTCTGGAAAATAACGCCGATACGCCAACCTCTTTGTATGAAGCGGCATTCTTCCAGTGGATCTGGCTTGAAGATCAGGTTCAGGCTGGGAATCTCCCCGCGGGAAGCGATCAATTCAACAGCCTGCAAGAAAAGCTGATCGAGCGTTTTGCTGAATTAAAACAGCAGCACGGCTTTAATCTGGTGCATTTTGCCTGCTGCCAGGACACCGTAGAAGATCGCGGTACCGTCCAGTATTTGCAGGATTGTGCAGCCGAAGCAGAAGTGGCAAGCGAATTTGTCTACATGGAAGACATCGGTTTAGGCGAGAAAGGCCAGTTCACCGATTTGCAGGACCAGGTCATCAGCAACCTGTTCAAGCTCTATCCATGGGAATTTATGCTGCGTGAGATGTTCTCCACCAAGCTTGAAGATGCTGGCGTGCGCTGGCTGGAACCTGCCTGGAAGAGCATTATCTCCAACAAAGCATTGCTGCCGATGCTGTGGGAAATGTTCCCGGATCATCCCAACTTGCTGCCTGCTTATTTCGCCGAAGATAACTATCCGCAGATGGATAAGTATGTCGTGAAGCCTATCTTCTCTCGCGAAGGGGCAAACGTGAAGATCATCGAAAATGGCGAAGAAATTGCCCGTGTCGATGGACCCTACGGCGAAGAAGGCATGATCGTCCAGCAGTTCTATCAGTTGCCTAAATTTGGCGATAGTTATGTGCTGATCGGAAGCTGGCTCATCAACGATCAACCGGCGGGGATCGGCATTCGTGAAGATCGCGAATTAATCACTCAGGATCTTTCGCGTTTCTATCCGCATGTGTTTGTAGAGTAA
- the ygiD gene encoding 4,5-DOPA dioxygenase extradiol, with protein sequence MTTQRMPALFLGHGSPMNVLEDNQYTQAWRHLGETLPRPKAIVVVSAHWFTKGTGVTAMETPKTIHDFGGFPQALYDTHYPAPGSPELAQQLVDLLAPVPVMQDKEAWGFDHGSWGVLIKMYPNADIPMVQLSIDSTKPAAWHFEIGRKLATLRDQGIMLIASGNVVHNLRTARWHGENTPYPWAESFNQYVKDNLTWLGPVAEHPLVNYLQHEGGSLSNPTADHYLPLLYVLGAWDGKEPITLPTDGIEMGSLSMLSVQIG encoded by the coding sequence ATGACAACTCAACGAATGCCTGCGCTGTTCCTCGGACACGGTAGCCCAATGAACGTGCTGGAAGATAACCAATATACCCAGGCATGGCGCCATTTGGGAGAGACCTTACCGCGCCCGAAAGCAATTGTGGTGGTATCTGCGCACTGGTTCACTAAAGGCACGGGTGTGACGGCAATGGAAACGCCAAAAACCATCCATGATTTTGGGGGTTTCCCACAGGCGCTCTACGATACTCATTATCCAGCACCGGGTTCGCCTGAGCTTGCCCAGCAGTTAGTCGACTTACTGGCCCCTGTTCCGGTCATGCAGGATAAAGAAGCCTGGGGTTTTGACCATGGCTCCTGGGGCGTGCTTATTAAGATGTACCCGAATGCTGATATTCCCATGGTGCAGCTCAGTATCGACAGCACGAAACCGGCAGCATGGCATTTCGAAATAGGCCGCAAGCTGGCGACGCTGCGCGATCAGGGCATCATGCTGATTGCCAGTGGCAACGTGGTTCATAACCTGCGCACTGCACGCTGGCACGGTGAAAACACGCCGTACCCATGGGCTGAGTCGTTTAACCAGTACGTGAAAGATAATCTCACATGGCTTGGGCCAGTCGCTGAACACCCGTTGGTGAACTATCTCCAGCATGAAGGTGGTTCGTTATCAAACCCAACAGCCGATCACTACTTGCCGTTGTTGTATGTCCTGGGGGCGTGGGATGGCAAAGAGCCGATTACGCTGCCGACAGACGGTATTGAGATGGGATCGTTAAGTATGCTTTCAGTTCAGATCGGTTAG
- the ubiK gene encoding ubiquinone biosynthesis accessory factor UbiK, producing the protein MIDPKKIEQIARQVHESMPKGIREFGDDVEKKVRQVLQSQLTRLDLVSREEFDVQTQVLLRTREKLALLEQRLSELESRSVQTPDVTSPTEPQM; encoded by the coding sequence ATGATTGACCCGAAAAAAATTGAACAGATAGCTCGCCAGGTCCACGAGTCAATGCCGAAAGGGATTCGTGAATTCGGGGATGATGTCGAGAAGAAAGTTCGCCAGGTTTTACAGTCACAGTTAACACGTCTGGATCTGGTTAGCCGTGAAGAATTTGATGTGCAGACGCAAGTGCTGCTGCGCACTCGCGAAAAACTGGCATTACTGGAACAGCGTTTGAGCGAGCTGGAAAGCCGTAGCGTTCAGACTCCGGATGTCACATCGCCAACAGAACCGCAGATGTAA
- the zupT gene encoding zinc transporter ZupT produces the protein MSVPLILTLLAGGATFIGAFLGVLGQKPSNRVLAFSLGFAAGIMLLISLMEMLPAALHTEGMSPVLGYGMFMVGLLGYFALDRALPHAHPQDLMDSKPQPRNLRRTALLLTLGISLHNFPEGVATFVTASSNLELGMGIALAVALHNIPEGLAVAGPVYAATGSKRKAIFWAGISGLAEILGGVLAWLILGPMVSPVLMAAIMAAVAGIMVALSVDELMPLAKEIDPHNNPSYGVLCGMAVMGFSLTLLQTNGIG, from the coding sequence ATGTCAGTACCCTTGATCCTGACCCTATTAGCCGGGGGAGCCACTTTCATTGGCGCTTTTCTTGGCGTGCTTGGCCAGAAGCCATCAAACCGTGTGCTGGCATTTTCCCTCGGTTTTGCAGCAGGCATTATGCTGCTTATCTCGTTGATGGAAATGCTGCCTGCCGCGCTGCATACCGAAGGAATGTCACCCGTGTTGGGCTACGGTATGTTTATGGTGGGTCTGTTGGGCTATTTCGCCCTTGACCGCGCCCTGCCCCATGCGCATCCGCAAGATTTAATGGACAGCAAACCGCAGCCTCGCAATTTGCGTCGCACGGCGCTGTTGCTGACACTCGGCATTAGTTTGCATAACTTCCCGGAAGGTGTTGCGACCTTTGTGACGGCCAGCAGCAATCTGGAATTAGGAATGGGGATAGCACTTGCGGTAGCGTTGCATAACATTCCTGAAGGTTTAGCCGTTGCAGGCCCGGTTTACGCGGCTACCGGCTCGAAGCGTAAAGCCATTTTCTGGGCGGGGATTTCAGGACTTGCCGAAATCCTGGGTGGTGTGCTGGCCTGGTTGATTTTAGGCCCGATGGTTTCGCCGGTTCTTATGGCTGCCATTATGGCCGCCGTGGCAGGGATTATGGTTGCGCTATCGGTGGATGAACTGATGCCGCTTGCCAAAGAAATAGACCCGCACAACAACCCGAGTTATGGCGTGCTTTGCGGTATGGCAGTGATGGGGTTTAGCCTGACGTTATTGCAAACCAATGGGATTGGTTGA
- the hldE gene encoding bifunctional D-glycero-beta-D-manno-heptose-7-phosphate kinase/D-glycero-beta-D-manno-heptose 1-phosphate adenylyltransferase HldE, translated as MKVTLPEYSRAGVMVVGDVMLDRYWYGPTSRISPEAPVPVVKVDTIEERPGGAANVAMNIASLGANSRLVGLTGIDDAARALSQTLAGVNVKCDFVSVPTHPTITKLRVLSRNQQLIRLDFEEGFEGVDPEPLHERISQALPHIGALVLSDYAKGALASVQQMICLARAANVPVLIDPKGTDFNRYRGATLLTPNLSEFEAVVGKCKSDEELVERGMKLIAEYDLSALLITRSEHGMTLLQPGIKPFHLPTQAQEVYDVTGAGDTVIGVLAATLAAGNSLEEACFFANAAAGVVVGKLGTSTVSPIELENAVRGRADSGFGVMTEAELKVAVANARKRGEKVVMTNGVFDILHAGHVSYLANARKLGDRLIVAVNSDASTRRLKGETRPVNPQDQRMIVLGALEAVDWVVLFEEDTPQRLIGEVLPDLLVKGGDYKPDDIAGSKEVWANGGEVMVLNFEDGCSTTNIIKKIQSHEA; from the coding sequence ATGAAAGTAACGCTGCCCGAATACAGCCGTGCAGGCGTCATGGTAGTTGGTGATGTGATGCTGGATCGCTACTGGTATGGCCCTACAAGCCGCATTTCCCCGGAAGCGCCGGTACCGGTCGTGAAAGTCGATACCATTGAAGAACGTCCTGGTGGTGCAGCCAACGTGGCAATGAACATTGCTTCATTGGGGGCGAATTCGCGCCTGGTGGGTCTGACGGGCATCGACGATGCAGCACGTGCGCTCAGCCAAACGCTGGCGGGTGTCAACGTTAAGTGCGATTTCGTCTCTGTGCCGACTCATCCGACAATCACCAAACTGCGTGTACTTTCCCGCAACCAGCAGCTGATTCGCCTCGACTTCGAAGAAGGCTTTGAGGGCGTTGACCCGGAGCCACTGCACGAACGTATCAGCCAGGCGTTGCCGCACATTGGCGCGCTGGTGCTTTCTGACTACGCTAAAGGCGCTTTAGCCAGCGTGCAGCAGATGATTTGCCTTGCGCGTGCGGCAAACGTTCCTGTGCTGATTGACCCGAAAGGGACTGATTTCAATCGTTATCGCGGCGCAACGCTGCTGACGCCAAACCTCTCTGAATTTGAAGCGGTCGTCGGTAAGTGTAAGAGCGACGAAGAGCTGGTGGAACGGGGTATGAAGCTGATTGCTGAGTACGATCTTTCTGCTCTGCTGATCACGCGTTCTGAACACGGTATGACGTTATTGCAGCCGGGTATCAAGCCGTTCCATCTGCCGACTCAGGCACAAGAAGTTTACGATGTGACCGGTGCGGGTGATACCGTGATTGGCGTGTTGGCGGCAACGCTTGCCGCAGGTAATTCGCTAGAAGAAGCGTGTTTCTTTGCAAATGCGGCCGCGGGCGTAGTCGTTGGCAAACTGGGGACTTCTACGGTTTCCCCGATTGAGCTGGAAAACGCAGTGCGCGGGCGTGCCGATTCAGGTTTTGGTGTGATGACTGAAGCCGAGCTGAAAGTCGCTGTGGCGAATGCACGTAAACGCGGTGAGAAAGTCGTAATGACCAACGGCGTGTTTGACATTCTTCACGCGGGTCACGTTTCTTATCTGGCAAATGCTCGCAAGCTTGGTGACCGCCTGATTGTTGCGGTCAACAGCGATGCTTCTACCCGACGCCTGAAAGGCGAAACCCGCCCGGTGAACCCGCAGGATCAACGTATGATCGTGTTAGGTGCGCTGGAAGCCGTGGATTGGGTGGTATTGTTTGAAGAAGACACGCCACAGCGTTTAATCGGCGAAGTATTGCCTGATTTGTTGGTCAAAGGTGGTGATTACAAACCGGATGATATCGCCGGGAGTAAAGAAGTCTGGGCTAACGGTGGTGAGGTGATGGTGCTTAACTTTGAAGATGGTTGTTCAACCACCAACATCATTAAAAAGATCCAGAGCCACGAAGCGTAA